Below is a genomic region from Thunnus thynnus chromosome 22, fThuThy2.1, whole genome shotgun sequence.
CTTTGCTAAAGTGTTCTGCTTTGACTTTCACTCTGGACAGTGAGATTGTGTGAGATTATGTTGCCAGTGCCAAAGGTTGGTGTGTTGGTGTAACCTGATATTATGTTCATATTATGTAAACAAAGTAAATACAGTTAGCTTTTGTGGTTATCGTTAACATTGACTTGTTATATGAGGATGTTTATTGTGTTACCTGTTCTTACCCAAGCACACATGGCACAGTCATGGCCACCATTTGGTTGATATAGGAGTGAATGTAATGCCTGTATGTTGGCACAACTCTGGCAGGCAGAATTACCTGATTTCTATGGCTGGACATGATGAAAAGCTGGTGTACATGAACaggttttgacaaaaacattgaCAATATTGGATGCCTCTAACCAAATGCACAGAGTTACTAGTTACTATTCTATTAGTTTTGGACATTTGAACCCTGTTTTAGTTCTCGAATATGACACAATATGGAAACTGGTCACAGAgcatcagtaaaaaaaaggttttaatcaAGTCTGGGCATTAGAGTTATACTGTGTGGATGCTTTgtatgaaaacactgcagagacTTCCTGTTTAAAACCACAAAGAGAGCAGAGGGTCCTACTGAAGTACATGAAGTACACTGAGAGTGAATCTTTCGACTGCAGACCACACAGAAGCTAAAAAAAGATCCTCACATCTCTGGGTTTGTGATGTGTACTCTGCTAATTTACTGTAAACAACTTGTGAAGAACAATAGGCAGTATCAGTGCTAGAGTGTGTTCAGAATACACATATTGATGAGTATTGTCGCCAGCCTGCTGTGAGAGGGCCGGCTCTGATGTTTCTGAACATGCTACCACACCCAAGAGGAGTCTCGTCTGTACCAGACACACAGGATGttagcacaacaagctgaatGTGTCCCTCTGACTCTGAAATAGTGTTTCTGTCATATGATGATGGTTTTGCTTTGTAAAACATTGTGACATCATGCCTTTAACAGTGCAGCACTTAGAGACTGATACAGACGGCACAGTACTGactttgttttaatgttcattttccaGGCTTGCAAACTCTCTCTCGAATATCTGACTCCACAAACACCACAGAGATGTGTTGTGTGTGGTCGTGTGTTTGTACATTGTTAACTGCAGGTATAGTGAGAATGGAAATATGGCACCTTTGACAAAACAGATCACATCAAAGAACCCTGGCTCAACTGTAACTGAAAGAAAGTGTTTATTTGGTTATATTATATTCAGTTCATTCTTCtagtcacacagacacaaagtacaaatgaaacatgttcagcTCTACTGTCTCACACCGGAGTAAACACATTCAGTCCTGGTGTCGTCCCTCTGCCGTCTTGACCTGCTGACCTTGTTCTCCCTTAAAGCAGCGTAATGGAGGTTATCTGCGTCTTGGTAGCCCTggtaattaaatataaaacagtgtTTGTCTCATTATTGATACAGACAAGCATTGAAAAAAGTAGATTAGATATAGAAAATTAGAGCACTTAAATACCTACCTCTGCATTTGGAGCTGCGGCAGCTGATGGTCTTGCTTGCGAGTCTagtcatgaaaaaaacaacaaattgtttTTCAAAATTCCTTTTTAACTTAGTTATGAACCAGTTCTTCTGATTTATCGATCACTGAAATGTTACAGGCATGAAACTGCAGGGTCAGGCAGCACTTAAATATAAAAGCCAGATTTGagtttaaatattaaacttACATCAGTTTATTTAGGatactgttttcatttcagagccttatttaaaaaaaaatatcgtTCTTGACTGGCTCATTTTTCCAGGATTTTTTGACTATAAATCTGAAGCAGAAGTGAACAGTTCAACACTGATGATGTTTGCAGCTgatgaaacatgaaataaaaaatacacagtatattCTCATGGTATGTGCATGTTCTTCAATGTACAAATGAACATGTTAAAATCTAAATCTTTGCTAATGTCCACATTGCTGCCCTTCAATATCACGTTCATTACACACTCCAAATATAAGGAACTGCAGTTTAGCCTACCTGTGCATTGGCAGCTGTTTGTCTTGAACATTGTATATACTGTGTAAGCCAGGAAAACAACCAGGATGGTGGTGAGTGCCAAAGCTCCACTCAAGATACACACCAAGACAAGAGAGTCTTCCTCATCTGCAGATCCAATTAGGAGACAttacagttttctttctttgttcatCAAATTTGATTATAAAGTTTCCTCCACTACTTAACAAATGAGGCCACCTTTGCTACAAAGGTACTTACGCTCAAAATCCAATGTGGTCCCGTTTCCAAACAGTATCTGTCCACATGAGGCGACAGCACAGTAGTACGTCCCAGCATGAGAAACATTCAGACTCTTCATCAGCAAGTTGtagacacaggtgtgtgtttgtgtgtcacacTGATCATTCCTGCctccatgtgtgtaaatgattccTGGATGAGATTCTTGAGAGTTTTtgaaccagtaaacactgtgttCTCCATCATCACAGGTCccagtgtgtactgtacagttcAGAGTCACAGAGCCTCCTGGCTGGATGCTCTCAGATTCCGACTGATGGACTGAAGCTTGGATGTTTAAACCTGAACCCTTTACACCGACAATAATGCTCTCTAAAAATTCATACACATATGAATAGCCAGCTACGCAGTAGTAAGTAGCCGAGTCTGAAATTTGCACATTTGTGATCTTCAAGTGATTTTTACGCGGGCTAGCTTCCAGTCCTAAGCGTGGATAGTTCTTAAATTCACCTTGAAAATTGCCATTTGGATCATGTTTATAGAATTTAGACATCAGCTTTGGTTTCTGTCCCAGAGTTTGTTTATACAAGTAAAACATCACTGCAGCATCATCTTTATAGAAACATTCCAAAGTCACGTCTTCACCAACATTAACTGATTCAAAGTGTAAAGATGATGATGTATTCAGAGATGTAATAGGAGCTGAAGAGAAAATGGAGACCAAGCAAATACACAGTTAACTTTACACCATGACAGGGAGCATATTGTAACATACATAATGTGTgacagaacaaataaaaaatatcgaTATATAAAGGAAACCAAATGTAAAAGATGCAGCTTACCCATTCTCCCCAAGAGCAGACATGTCACATACAAAGCAAAAACTGGAGATGTCATTTTGTTGTAACCACCATGATCATTGGAGAGAATCTCTATACGTCCTCTACTTTTCAGAGGAACAAGTGTGTTTGattggccaatcagaaaagacTCTGTTAAAGTAACATTGATTGCATGTTCAGTGCCTCCTACAGTTTTCATGTTTAGTCTAGAAAGGACTGATTCCAAGAGGGCAGAGTTGCGAGTTCAGTTTTTTACACATGACTGTGAACATCATCTTCCAAAGTTAATGTGGTTGAATATGCATGAATGTACATGAGAAAACTATGGGATCATCTGCTGTATAAATGAAGGAGCCTTCTTACTTTTAGCTTAGTTTTTTCAGTCTTAAGATAAGACTGTATAAAACTGGTTATGGCAACTCTGACCATTAACACCGCTCTTCTTGACCTTTCTCCCATCACTGTTCGGTATTTGCAGACCTGCTGTTTCTTACTGATTTCATAGGACACatataatatgtgtgttttctccctGACACCAAGTTGAtaaatttaaacttaaaacttatcagagtgtttttattcattggTTAGAATCTGTGATGTtacaaaagacacattttagcAATAATGGAAAGGttgaaaataagatttaaaattgacctctgacctccttaTAGTAGCCTGTTTATAATATTCTTTCTTACGGACAGTTTTATTGATGGTATAGATGAAGTTGTGCtcatttgtgttgtgttgtatttataaTGTGCTGCAAGAAATGTAGTacatcatcaatcaatcaatcaatcaatcaatctttatttatatagcgccatatcacaacagaagtcatctcaaggcacttttcacatagagcaggtcaagaccgtactctttaatttacagagacccaacagttcccccatgagcaagcacttggcgacagcggtaaggaaaaactcccctttaacgggtagaaacctcaagcagaccccggctcttggtgggcggccatctgctttgaccggttgggttaagagagagaaaaagagagggaaagggggaggggggacagaagaaaaacaatgacaacaacaaacaacaacaagcacaagcagcaacagccagggaaggatgccatcaggactgtgaaggaccgcgaaggttcggcccgggagtcaggtttttctgtgagatgagaaagcacaaaaaactccggggaagaagcaaagttagtgacatgcattgatgttacatgaatgcatacagatggagaggaggaggaggagagaggagctcagtgcatcatgggaagtcccccagtagtctaggcctatagcagcataactaagggctgatccaaggcgagcctggtcggccctaactataagctttatcaaaaaggaaagttttaagcctactcttaaacatagagagggtgtctgcaccccggactgaatccggtagatggttccatagaagaggagcctgatagctgaaggctctgcctcccattctacttttaaagactgtagggaccaccagtaagcctgcatactgggagcgcagtgttctagtgggataatacggtattatgagctcttcaagatatgatggtgcctgaccattaagggctttgtaagttaggagaaggattttaaattctattctagattttacaggaagccaatgtagtgaagctaaaatgggagaaatgtggtctctttttctagttttagtcaatacacgtgcagctgtgttctggaccagctggagagtctttagagacttgttagggcagcctgataataaggaattgcaataatccagcctagaagtaacaaatgcgtgaactagtttttctgcatcttttagggacaggatgtgcctgatttttgtgatattacgtaagtgaaaaaaggcagtccttgaaatttgatttatgtgggagttaaaggacatatcctgatcaaagataactcccagattccttacggtggtgctggaggccagggtaatgccatccagagcagctttatcattagataatgtgtttctaaggtgtttagggccaagcacaataacttcagttttctctgaatttagtagtagaaaattgcaggtcatccaggtctttatgtcgttaaggcatgtttggagtttgtttaactgattgggttcatctggcttcattgataaatataattgggtatcgtctgcgtaacaatgaaaatttatggagtgtttcctaataatattacctaaaggaagcatatataaggtgaatagaattggtccaagtacagaaccttgtggaactccgtgtctaacttttgccttcacggaggattcatcattcacatgtacaaactgaaatcggtctgataaataggacttaaaccaggttaatgcagttcctttaatgccaattaaatgttccagtctctgcaaaaggatttgatggtcaattgtgtcaaatgcagcactaagatctaacaggacaagtatggagacaaatcctttgtctgatgcagttaggaggtcatttgtgactttcaccagtgctgtttctgtgctatgatgcgctctaaatcctgactgaaaatcctcaaataaactattgttatgtagaaagtcacataacatTTTCAATCATAAATGATTGAAAATGCCAGCTTGGTTGTGTGAACAGTAAGAAAGTTGATCTCCTTCATTATGCAAATTATGCTTCTaatgctgacagcagcagaaaatatttcattaaatatcATGAAATACTGTGATATTATATGGCAGCCATATTGCCCACCACTTTAGTACAGTTTCTAATGTAAAAAGTAGTAAAGGAACCACTGGAAATGTTCCTGTATGTTCTGTTCAATGTGACTTTATCCACTACTTCAACTTCTTTAACCAGAAAAACCTCATGTAGTTCGACTTGTGGACCTGCATAATATGTCCACTTCCTCAAAACATTGCAAAATTGGGAGTTTCCTAAAAAGCAAAGCTTTGGGTCAAGTTTGGGCCGGAGTTTTAGGGAACTGAAATAGTGAAACTGTGCAACGGTTATGGATGATtgaaactttttgtttgttatttatagaagaagaaaacagactgGAATGACAGTTTCACTCAGAGCACTCTTCTGTAAATACATCTCAATACTTTGAGTGGAAAGTATGTAAAAATCCTTTCAGTCATTTGTTTTCTGCACCTTGGACATGATGCTTGTTTCACAGTCCCGTGAGATTGGGCTCACTGAGTTGTAAGACGCTGTGACCTGAATGCTACAGGCCACTCTTCCTGTGTTAGAGCTAGGGACTTGTGTTTCCACCAATGGAAACTTATTCTCTGTACTTCACACCACCTTCACCGCAAGAGTGAAAGGTAAACGGTGAGAGCCGGCTAGATAAAAAGGTGCAACCTCTGCTGACGTTTCTGGTAGAAGAAGGTATTAATAGAACATAGGGGATTTTCATGAGCCTGCTTTGTCTAAATCTGCCTCCATATTGTTTCT
It encodes:
- the LOC137174355 gene encoding uncharacterized protein; protein product: MTSPVFALYVTCLLLGRMAPITSLNTSSSLHFESVNVGEDVTLECFYKDDAAVMFYLYKQTLGQKPKLMSKFYKHDPNGNFQGEFKNYPRLGLEASPRKNHLKITNVQISDSATYYCVAGYSYVYEFLESIIVGVKGSGLNIQASVHQSESESIQPGGSVTLNCTVHTGTCDDGEHSVYWFKNSQESHPGIIYTHGGRNDQCDTQTHTCVYNLLMKSLNVSHAGTYYCAVASCGQILFGNGTTLDFEHEEDSLVLVCILSGALALTTILVVFLAYTVYTMFKTNSCQCTDSQARPSAAAAPNAEGYQDADNLHYAALRENKVSRSRRQRDDTRTECVYSGVRQ